From the genome of Alphaproteobacteria bacterium CG11_big_fil_rev_8_21_14_0_20_39_49:
ATGGATGAGGGCTTACGCTTCGCAATCCGTGAAGGTGGTAGAACCGTCGGTGCAGGTGTTGTTGCTAAAATTGTTAAATAATTGCAAATAATTAAGGCGGAAACGTAAAAATTGTTAAATAAATTGTTGAACTGTAAAATAGTTTAGTGTATAGTTCCCGCCCTTGCAGTTTAGGAAAATAGAGTTTTTGTTATGAATGGACAGAAGATACGTATAAAATTAAAGGCTTTCGATCACAGGCTTCTTGACAAAGCTACAAGTGCGATCGTTAATACCGTAAAAAGAACCGGAGCAAAAATAAACGGTCCTGTTCCTCTTCCGCTGAAAATGGAAAAGTTTACGGTTAACAGGTCACCGCACGTTGATAAGAAGTCAAGAGAGCAGTTTGA
Proteins encoded in this window:
- a CDS encoding elongation factor Tu gives rise to the protein MDEGLRFAIREGGRTVGAGVVAKIVK
- a CDS encoding 30S ribosomal protein S10, whose product is MNGQKIRIKLKAFDHRLLDKATSAIVNTVKRTGAKINGPVPLPLKMEKFTVNRSPHVDKKSREQFEIRTHKRLMLIDPTPQTVDALMKLDLAAGVEVDIKLVEAA